One window from the genome of Kaistella carnis encodes:
- the kdpA gene encoding potassium-transporting ATPase subunit KdpA — protein sequence MNIELLGLVLMFLITLALAVPLGKYIAKVYGQEKTFLDFIFNPLEKLFFRLAGIDQNSGWTWKQNMLALLAINFVWFLLGMFVLMNQGWLPLNPDNNPGQSADLAFNTTISFMVNCNLQHYSGESGLSYLGQMYLMFLQFVSAATGMAAVAHVFVAFRKKTTDKLGNFFVFFIKSITRILMPISLIVGIILLLNGAPMTFNGKDSITTMEGKFIEVSTGPVAAFVPIKHVGTNGGGFFGTNSAHPFENLNYITNMTEMVAQMLIPFALVFAFGYFIKRRKLSWTIFAVMSIGFLSLMAMNVAFENAGNPALQEMGANISLGNMEGKEIRFGSSASAYWSVATTVISTGSVNSMHDSYMPLSGMNMLLAMMINCFYGGVGVGILNYLIFIILAVFISGLMVGRTPEFLGKKIEAKEMKIAMIIALFHPFLILAGTALTAYMPQYGTETLNNPGFHGFSEMLYEFTSASANNGSGFEGLGDNTPWWNISTGIVLALSRFLPIIGPVAIAGFLAHKKYIPESAGTLKTDTPTFGLMTLMIILLIAALAFFPALTLGPIAEYLTALKN from the coding sequence ATGAATATAGAATTACTGGGACTTGTATTGATGTTCCTCATCACTTTGGCACTTGCCGTTCCCCTGGGAAAATATATTGCGAAAGTGTACGGTCAGGAAAAAACGTTTTTGGATTTTATATTTAATCCACTTGAAAAGTTATTTTTTCGCCTTGCGGGAATCGATCAAAATTCCGGCTGGACCTGGAAACAGAATATGCTGGCTTTACTCGCTATTAATTTTGTTTGGTTTTTATTGGGAATGTTTGTTTTGATGAATCAAGGTTGGCTGCCTTTAAACCCGGACAATAATCCGGGTCAGAGTGCGGATCTCGCTTTTAATACGACCATTTCTTTTATGGTGAATTGTAATTTACAACATTATTCCGGCGAATCCGGTTTAAGTTATTTGGGGCAAATGTACCTGATGTTTTTGCAGTTTGTAAGTGCCGCCACGGGTATGGCAGCCGTTGCGCACGTTTTCGTCGCATTCAGAAAAAAAACAACTGATAAATTAGGAAACTTTTTCGTGTTTTTTATCAAATCGATCACCAGAATTTTAATGCCAATCTCTTTAATTGTGGGTATTATTTTATTATTGAATGGTGCACCGATGACCTTTAATGGAAAAGACAGCATCACCACAATGGAAGGGAAATTTATTGAAGTTTCTACTGGGCCGGTGGCTGCATTTGTACCCATCAAACACGTGGGAACCAATGGCGGTGGTTTTTTCGGAACCAATAGTGCGCATCCTTTTGAAAATTTGAACTACATCACCAATATGACGGAGATGGTGGCGCAAATGCTCATCCCTTTCGCACTTGTTTTTGCCTTTGGATATTTTATTAAAAGAAGAAAATTAAGTTGGACGATTTTCGCCGTAATGTCAATTGGCTTTTTATCATTAATGGCGATGAATGTCGCCTTTGAAAATGCCGGAAACCCTGCGCTTCAGGAAATGGGTGCCAATATTTCACTCGGAAATATGGAAGGGAAGGAAATCCGTTTTGGCTCGTCTGCTTCTGCTTATTGGAGCGTGGCGACCACCGTAATTTCCACGGGTTCTGTTAATTCTATGCACGACAGTTATATGCCGCTTTCCGGGATGAATATGTTGCTTGCAATGATGATCAACTGCTTCTATGGCGGCGTCGGCGTCGGTATTTTGAATTATTTAATATTTATAATTTTGGCCGTTTTTATTTCCGGATTAATGGTGGGAAGAACGCCCGAGTTTTTAGGTAAAAAAATTGAGGCCAAAGAAATGAAAATCGCGATGATCATTGCATTGTTCCATCCTTTCCTCATTTTGGCCGGCACGGCACTCACCGCATATATGCCGCAATATGGCACAGAAACATTAAACAATCCCGGCTTTCACGGCTTCAGCGAAATGCTGTATGAATTCACTTCCGCTTCCGCCAACAATGGTTCTGGTTTCGAAGGATTGGGCGATAATACGCCTTGGTGGAATATTTCGACGGGAATTGTTTTGGCTTTGTCCAGATTTTTGCCGATCATCGGTCCGGTTGCCATCGCAGGATTTTTGGCTCATAAAAAATACATCCCGGAAAGTGCGGGTACTTTAAAAACGGATACGCCAACTTTTGGTTTAATGACCTTAATGATCATTTTATTGATTGCTGCGCTTGCATTTTTCCCGGCGCTTACTTTGGGACCGATCGCAGAATATCTTACAGCGCTTAAAAATTAA
- the kdpB gene encoding potassium-transporting ATPase subunit KdpB, with protein sequence MNTKNTQNLFQKDMVSEALGQAFIKFDPRVMIKNPVMFLVEVGTVVMFIVSLWTLFGEKSQGSFGYNFTIFIMLFLTVLFANFAEAIAEARGKAQADTLRKTREETPAKLIVNNERGFEIETVHKMSAEMQLGDIFLCVAGDQIPMDGEIIEGLATIDESAITGESAPVIREAGGDKSSVTGGTKVLSDRIKVRVTTKPGDSFLDKMIALVEGASRQKTPNEIALTILLAGFTLVFIIVTVTLKPFADYSNTPITIAAFISLFVCLIPTTIGGLLSAIGIAGMDRALRANVITKSGRAVETAGDIDVLLLDKTGTITIGNRKATKFYPTKGISMEDFVKSAALSSVADETPEGKSIMELAALKPESLIVEDPTFIEFTAETRSSGIDFGETRIRKGAYDSIKQMTEIKGNAFPEETAESVRLISSNGGTPLVVAKNDKVMGVIELQDIIKTGMNERFQRLRKMGVKTVMVTGDNPLTAKFIAEKAGVDDFIAEAKPEDKMNYIKREQESGKLVAMMGDGTNDAPALAQADVGVAMNSGTQAAKEAGNMVDLDNDPTKLIEIVEIGKQLLMTRGTLTTFSIANDVAKYFAIIPALFITFIPALQTLNIMKLHSPESAILSAVIFNAIIIPCLIPLALKGVEYKPIGASALLRRNLLIYGLGGILVPFIGIKLIDMMVTVFM encoded by the coding sequence ATGAATACAAAAAATACACAAAATCTTTTTCAAAAAGATATGGTTTCAGAAGCACTGGGACAGGCTTTCATTAAGTTTGATCCGCGGGTGATGATCAAAAATCCCGTGATGTTTTTGGTAGAAGTGGGAACGGTGGTAATGTTTATCGTTTCACTCTGGACTTTGTTTGGTGAAAAAAGCCAGGGAAGTTTTGGTTACAATTTTACCATTTTCATTATGCTTTTTCTTACAGTCTTATTCGCCAATTTTGCAGAAGCAATCGCAGAAGCGCGTGGAAAAGCACAGGCAGATACTTTAAGAAAAACCCGTGAAGAAACACCGGCTAAATTAATTGTTAATAATGAGCGCGGCTTCGAAATTGAAACGGTACATAAAATGTCTGCGGAAATGCAGTTGGGCGATATTTTTCTTTGCGTGGCCGGAGATCAGATCCCGATGGATGGTGAAATTATCGAAGGTTTAGCCACCATTGATGAAAGTGCGATCACCGGAGAAAGTGCGCCGGTAATTAGGGAAGCAGGTGGAGATAAATCTTCCGTAACCGGTGGAACAAAGGTGCTTTCTGATCGTATAAAAGTCCGCGTAACAACCAAACCTGGCGATAGTTTTTTAGATAAAATGATCGCTTTGGTAGAAGGTGCTTCCCGTCAAAAAACGCCAAACGAAATCGCATTAACTATCTTGCTTGCTGGTTTTACACTCGTTTTCATTATTGTAACGGTGACCTTAAAACCCTTTGCAGATTACAGCAATACGCCAATTACGATTGCTGCCTTTATTTCACTTTTTGTTTGTTTAATTCCGACCACGATTGGTGGATTGCTGTCCGCCATTGGAATTGCAGGAATGGATAGAGCCTTGCGCGCGAATGTCATCACAAAATCAGGTAGAGCTGTAGAAACTGCGGGTGATATTGATGTTTTGCTTTTAGATAAAACCGGAACAATAACAATCGGAAACCGGAAAGCCACAAAATTTTATCCAACCAAGGGAATTTCAATGGAAGATTTCGTAAAATCTGCGGCATTGAGTTCTGTGGCTGATGAAACGCCGGAAGGAAAATCAATTATGGAACTGGCCGCATTAAAACCGGAAAGTCTGATCGTTGAAGATCCCACTTTTATAGAATTTACAGCGGAAACGAGAAGTTCGGGAATTGATTTTGGCGAAACCAGAATCAGAAAAGGAGCTTATGATTCCATCAAACAAATGACAGAAATTAAAGGGAATGCTTTTCCGGAAGAAACCGCAGAATCTGTCCGCTTAATTTCCAGCAACGGTGGAACGCCGCTCGTAGTTGCGAAAAATGATAAAGTGATGGGCGTTATTGAACTGCAGGACATCATCAAAACCGGAATGAACGAACGTTTTCAAAGGCTGCGAAAAATGGGTGTAAAAACCGTGATGGTAACCGGAGATAATCCTTTAACAGCGAAATTTATTGCCGAAAAAGCCGGTGTAGATGATTTTATCGCTGAAGCCAAACCGGAAGATAAAATGAATTATATCAAACGCGAACAGGAAAGCGGAAAATTGGTGGCGATGATGGGCGATGGAACAAATGATGCGCCGGCATTGGCACAGGCAGATGTAGGCGTTGCGATGAACAGTGGAACACAAGCCGCAAAAGAAGCCGGAAATATGGTAGATCTGGATAATGATCCTACCAAACTGATAGAAATTGTAGAAATCGGAAAGCAGTTATTAATGACGCGTGGAACCCTCACCACCTTTTCAATCGCCAATGATGTAGCTAAATATTTCGCCATCATTCCGGCACTTTTCATCACTTTTATTCCGGCATTGCAGACTTTAAATATTATGAAGCTTCACAGTCCGGAAAGTGCAATTCTTTCAGCGGTGATTTTCAACGCCATCATCATTCCGTGTTTAATTCCGCTGGCTTTAAAAGGGGTAGAATACAAACCGATCGGCGCCAGTGCTTTGCTACGGAGGAATTTATTGATCTATGGTCTGGGCGGAATTTTGGTTCCGTTCATCGGAATTAAACTGATTGATATGATGGTAACCGTCTTTATGTAA
- the kdpC gene encoding potassium-transporting ATPase subunit KdpC: MKKFIKPALVLTLLMIILVGIYTLVIFGIGKITPDKGIGEQININGKKQYVNIGQQFKLPEYFHGRPSAVNYNAAASGASNKGPNNPEYLMEVQQRIDTLLLQNPQMQEVEIPVDLITASGSGLDPHLSIQAAEFQIDRIAKARKMSAAVVEDIIQKNVADENFIVFAPQKVNVLKLNAALDAYNSAKN, encoded by the coding sequence ATGAAAAAATTTATAAAACCCGCTTTGGTCTTGACCTTATTAATGATTATTTTGGTTGGAATTTATACCCTTGTAATTTTTGGAATTGGTAAAATAACGCCAGACAAAGGAATTGGTGAACAAATAAACATTAATGGTAAAAAACAATATGTGAATATCGGTCAGCAATTTAAATTGCCCGAATATTTCCACGGCCGTCCATCTGCGGTAAATTATAATGCGGCGGCAAGTGGTGCAAGTAATAAAGGCCCAAACAACCCGGAATATCTGATGGAAGTTCAGCAAAGAATTGACACGCTTTTACTTCAAAATCCGCAAATGCAGGAAGTAGAAATACCAGTAGATTTAATCACAGCAAGTGGTAGTGGTCTGGATCCGCATTTATCGATTCAGGCAGCTGAATTTCAAATTGATAGAATTGCAAAAGCCCGAAAAATGAGTGCTGCTGTAGTGGAAGACATTATCCAAAAAAATGTGGCTGATGAAAATTTTATTGTTTTTGCGCCTCAAAAAGTGAATGTTTTAAAACTGAATGCCGCTCTGGATGCCTATAATTCAGCAAAAAATTAA
- a CDS encoding porin yields MKKILLLALVPFGCLLSAQELNINENSKVTFSGYAEVFYTYDFNEPANHIRQPFLYTYNRHNEVNLNLGLVKANYASENVRANLALMVGTYPQDNLSAEQDALKLINEANIGFKISKTKNIWIDAGIMPSHIGWESAIGKDNLTLTRSLAAENSPYFETSAKISYTSDNGKLFLSGLVLNGWQRIARPEGNQTLAFGHQISYKFSDQFSLNSSSFVGNDKPTDEKRMRYFHDLYANFTLGKKISGILGFDVGAEQTEKGSKRYNSWYSPNLLLQYAITDRTKIGGRVEYYSDKNGVIISSQLPKAFQTFGYSLNIDHKIHENILWRTEARGFSAKDGVFVKDNLANKNDFFLTTSLSAWF; encoded by the coding sequence ATGAAAAAAATACTTCTTTTAGCACTTGTACCATTTGGTTGCTTGCTTTCAGCACAGGAATTGAACATTAATGAAAATTCTAAAGTGACCTTTTCAGGTTACGCTGAAGTTTTTTACACCTATGATTTTAACGAACCTGCCAATCATATCCGGCAACCATTTTTATATACCTACAACCGCCACAATGAAGTGAATTTGAATTTAGGTTTGGTAAAAGCCAATTACGCCAGTGAAAATGTGCGCGCAAATCTGGCATTGATGGTAGGCACTTATCCGCAAGACAATCTTTCGGCAGAACAGGATGCGCTGAAACTAATTAATGAAGCCAATATTGGTTTTAAGATTTCAAAAACCAAAAACATTTGGATCGACGCCGGAATTATGCCGTCGCATATTGGTTGGGAAAGTGCCATTGGGAAAGATAATTTAACATTAACCCGAAGTTTAGCTGCGGAAAATTCTCCTTATTTTGAAACGAGCGCCAAAATTTCCTACACTTCAGATAATGGTAAATTATTCTTAAGCGGATTGGTTTTAAATGGTTGGCAAAGAATTGCACGCCCAGAAGGCAACCAGACTTTGGCATTTGGACATCAGATTTCCTATAAATTTTCAGATCAATTTAGTTTGAATAGCAGCTCATTTGTTGGAAATGACAAACCGACCGATGAAAAAAGGATGCGGTATTTTCACGATTTATATGCTAATTTTACATTGGGGAAAAAAATAAGCGGAATTTTAGGTTTTGATGTGGGTGCGGAGCAGACGGAAAAGGGTAGCAAACGCTACAATTCCTGGTATTCACCCAATTTATTGCTACAATATGCCATCACAGACCGCACTAAAATAGGCGGTCGGGTAGAATATTACAGTGATAAAAACGGTGTCATTATTTCTAGTCAGTTGCCGAAAGCGTTTCAAACTTTTGGATACTCATTGAACATTGATCATAAGATCCACGAAAATATTTTATGGCGGACAGAAGCGCGGGGATTTTCTGCAAAAGATGGTGTTTTTGTAAAGGATAATTTAGCAAATAAAAATGATTTTTTCCTCACAACAAGTTTGTCCGCCTGGTTTTAA
- a CDS encoding sensor protein KdpD, translating to MSSAEHFLELIERSKRGKFKIYIGMSAGVGKTYRMLQEAHSLLKHGVDIKIGYIEPHDRAETLALVKGIPTIPRKSIFYKGKHIEEMDLQAIINDHPDIIIVDELAHSNAEGSKNKKRWQDVLELLEAGINVISAVNIQHIESLNENVQNIIGIEVSERVPDKILAIADEVVNIDLTADELIDRLKEGKIYKKEKVETALKNFFKSDHILQLRELALKEVATHVEKKVETEVTKSINIRSEKFLACISSNEKTAKSVIRKTARLASYYNSRWFVLYVQIPKEGADKIALDKQRFLINNLNFAQEMGANVIKEKGSNIPETIRKFVIENQITTVCIGKPRLNYFQQLFGLNWFYSFVNRMMEEKVDIIILS from the coding sequence ATGTCTTCTGCCGAACATTTTCTTGAGCTAATAGAGCGTTCCAAACGGGGTAAATTTAAAATTTACATTGGGATGAGCGCTGGTGTGGGAAAAACCTACCGGATGTTGCAGGAAGCGCATTCATTGTTGAAACACGGGGTGGATATTAAAATAGGATATATAGAACCGCACGACCGCGCCGAAACCCTCGCTTTAGTGAAAGGTATTCCCACAATTCCCAGGAAATCAATATTTTATAAAGGAAAACACATTGAGGAAATGGATCTGCAGGCCATTATCAATGATCATCCGGATATTATTATTGTTGATGAACTGGCACACAGCAATGCAGAAGGCAGCAAAAATAAAAAACGCTGGCAGGATGTTTTGGAATTGCTGGAAGCCGGTATTAATGTGATAAGCGCAGTAAATATTCAGCATATTGAAAGTCTGAATGAAAACGTACAAAATATTATCGGTATTGAAGTTTCCGAACGCGTACCGGATAAAATCCTTGCGATTGCCGATGAGGTTGTGAACATTGATTTGACAGCCGATGAATTGATTGATCGTTTAAAAGAAGGTAAAATTTACAAAAAAGAAAAAGTAGAAACCGCGCTGAAAAATTTTTTTAAAAGTGATCATATTCTTCAGTTGCGGGAACTGGCTTTAAAGGAAGTCGCAACGCACGTAGAAAAAAAGGTGGAAACTGAAGTCACAAAATCCATCAATATCCGTTCAGAAAAATTTTTGGCGTGCATTTCCAGTAATGAGAAAACAGCAAAATCGGTAATCCGTAAAACAGCCAGACTGGCGAGCTATTACAATTCCCGCTGGTTTGTTTTATATGTGCAGATCCCGAAAGAAGGCGCGGATAAAATTGCGTTAGATAAACAGAGATTTTTAATTAATAACCTCAATTTTGCACAGGAAATGGGTGCTAATGTCATTAAAGAAAAAGGGTCAAATATTCCGGAAACTATTCGCAAATTTGTTATTGAAAATCAGATTACCACGGTTTGTATAGGGAAGCCACGGCTTAATTATTTCCAGCAGTTATTTGGTCTCAACTGGTTCTACAGCTTTGTAAACAGGATGATGGAAGAAAAAGTGGATATTATTATTTTATCTTAA